The DNA window TGCGTGTGTGAAATGTGCTTCATCATGCATAGCTCAAGAGCCATGAAAGCTATGAGCTcgatttaataataataataataataataataataataataataataataataataataataataataataataataataataataataatagtaataataataatgataatagtaataataataataataataataataataataatgatgataatgataatgctaatgctaatgatataatgatataatgatataatgataatgataatgataatgataataattataacGTTGGTTAGAGTATCCTATACTTGACGGTCTTGAGTGGCTCCCATCTTTTTTCTCTGAATTTCACGGAGTGTTCTGTAGATGTATCACGCGGAGCCTTGCTTTCACCAGGAGGAAAGCGTGACCGACACACAGGAAGGCGTCGCGGGAgagttctaaaaaaaatcacgtgTGCACGTTGCTCACCGCCTACAATGCGTTCCAAACATGTGCGATATTGGCCTCGCGAGAGTGAGCCCGTGTGCGCCGGGCATAAGCAGAAAACACGAttccttttaataataaaGTTATTCTACTAGTTTTAAACACAAGTTCTTGTTGAAGGAGACGGTCAAATGTTTCTCgagtgaaaaaaatacaaacaaacaattttCATATTCTGTCTTTAAGAAGAAGACGAGATCTGCTTTTCACGCTTTGTAAATAATATGTTATCCCTTCCTGCTTCCATACTACCGCAATTATTGCTTAGAGACATTCTCCCTTGGCCTCGTCCCTTTGCTTCTCGGCGGGATTATCACGCTCTACATTGCTATGACGTCACTGGCCCTTTTTGCTCATGaacatatgaaaaaaaacgttgtcattttgagggactggtaccgaggactcttagtttcttctcagatactttctccattgaccaaagatggtcacagtcactgtttttctcttctgattacaagtcataattcttacgaagcacctgcggtacggcaaccttaaaaatgacaggaataattttatttttgccaaataaggaatacattagtttccttatatggaagtgaccgcgtttcgcaaaaacgacaatttatggctaaattttcttgatatggcgtccgccatattggagTGTGAGTGCgcgcaaagcatcatggagCTGACAGCAAGGGAGTAGCCTAGGGTGATATTGATGTGATTGTTCTTGTCCACCAACTTTGTAGGGCTCGGATTATGAAgtggattatgtttgtcaacagggtctttgttCGTATAATTCCCGAATCCTTTCGATATCTTCGGGCGGTCTGTAACCAATGAAACTaacaaagaccctgttgacaaaCATCTAACAATTGCATCTAGCAATTGATGACTcccacaaaacaaacacacatgaGGTGTTGTATAACAAAGTGGTTTAtttttgagggactggtaccgaggactcttagtttcttctcagatactttctccattgaccaaagatggtcacagtcactgtttttctcttctgattacaagtcataattcttacgaagcacctgcggtacggcaaccttaaaaatgacaggaataattttatttttgccaaataaggaatacattagtttccttatatggaagtgaccgcgtttcgcaaaaacgacaatttatggctaaattttcttgatatggcgtccgccatattggagTGTGAGTGCgcgcaaagcatcatggagCTGACAGCAAGGGAGTAGCCTAGGGTGATATTGATGTGATTGTTCTTGTCCACCAACTTTGTAGGGCTCGGATTATGAAgtggattatgtttgtcaacagggtctttgttCGTATAATTCCCGAATCCTTTCGATATCTTCGGGCGGTCTGTAACCAATGAAACTaacaaagaccctgttgacaaaCATCTAACAATTGCATCTAGCAATTGATGACTcccacaaaacaaacacacatgaGGTGTTGTATAACAAAGTGGTTTATTTTTGTAATAATATCAATCGCGCGGTAAATAGAAACACATTCTGCCGTGCTCCCTTGAGGAAACCAGTACGAGTCTCTGCATACGCCAAATGCTTATCAAACCGCCGCCAAGATTAAGTGGGGGAATCTAGATGCGCAGTTGCATGATGACATTTTCGCTTTAAAGAGAGATAAAGACGTCTTGCAGACAAAGGCACTTGCGATGCCCGTTGCTGAATACACACCAGCTTATTTTCTTATTGCAAGGACTTTCTCGGGGCTACCAAGCGGCaccacacaggtatcccagcaCCACTTAGGTGAAGGGTCGTCGTAATAGCTTGCGGCGAATGTACGCACCGCTTTGTAGTACATGTCCGCCGCGACATGGCACCTCGCCTCCTTTGACGTAAATAGGCTCTTGAACCATTGCCAGACCCCTGAGATACTGAATCGCTTGCTCGGTCGTCTAGTGCAAATCTTGTACATGTCACGAGTGAAGGTTTCGTCACATGAAAGCCGCGCCCATTTGTAGTGTTGACCCTACAGATAACAGGGATAAGCGTAAAACACGGGGGCACGTTATTGcaactatttcaaataagtttGGACTTTTAGAATCCTTGCGTTCGTAGCCCGCAGTGCTCCATGGATAAATCCAGGTGTGGAAGaaatagagggggggggggggggggggcacaacaggccgaaagtccactttcggttctaaatagacgtgctatttgtacataaaactataaagcatataagctaaaaaaaagtgagtggtcagatttttatcagaaaactccccccaccccctccagAAAAAtttggtccactttttcggatttcgcacccccccccccccccccccccccccgagaaaaatcctgggtaaggGAATGAACAGCtcgttaaaaaaattatacagACCGATTAGGAGGGCAACACATTTTTCCtgttacttttttgtgtgtggCCATTTGGGTTGATCCGATTGAGGGTGGAATCTTATTGGAGACAATATGGTCGGCCCTTAAGGAACTTACGCAGCTATAGCAGACGTCATGTTTGTTGCAAGCAGGCGTGAACGTCTCCTTATATGGCAAGGGCACATTAGCCGGCGAACAGCCATTTGTTACCACGTGGCATTCCTTGTCCAATGTGAGATtagcggaagtgacgtcactttCATTGTAAAAACTCGCCACCGAGATGCCGGGTGCTGTGACTATTAACAGAAAAAATATCGCACGCCAAATTAAGATATTTTTGCGCCAATTGCTAAGCATACTCAAACCTCCATGGAGTGGAGTCAATGGCCAGTCCTGCGTCCTCGTTGGATTAAAACTTGATTGACCCGAAGTAATTCGACTTTTCAGTAGTGTTGTCCTGTCTCTAAACAATCTTGGGGAGCTGGGAGAAGTGACTTTTTCCTCTCATAAAGTTGAAGAGGTCACAAATTGTGATATGAGAAGTGCAGCCAGGTTTTAGTTTAAATTAGATCGGTGTATAAGTTCTCTCGTTAGTTTGCACCTGGGCCCTGGGCATACCTTCCCGAGTTTGTTTGAACTCGTTAATATTTCACAACTGTCAAGAGCAGAACTTCGTTTGCGTCTATTTACAAACAGTCTCTTACCATTATCCCCCGTTGATTGACACCGCGTTGGGCTCTTTCAATCCGATTGGCCCACAGCTTTATGGCACCTGTGAACCTTGTACAACCTCAAAAGCTTAGAGAGTATTGTTTGAGATTATGGTCACTCGGTTTTAAAGAAAGGTAATTGGTTAATCTTAAAGCACAAGTACAGTAGAACCTAAATTTAACGATATGGCAAGATATGGGAAAAATTACACCGTTTTTCGTGAATTCTATAAACCGAGGTTATTTACCATCATATAATCTACTGTTGCTTGGACTGAAATACTGctgattttaataaaataatggtTATATCGAAAATCGAGGTTTACACTTTATTATACTAAATATTTTAGTGCTCTTAAAAGGTGCCAAAGAGGTTTTGCGCTTGGAGTGAAATTACACTGTTATGATATAATTGTCTGTTTCATATCTGGCGTGAAATAGAAAAATTCATTATAAGAGGAGCATAAGAAATTTAATACACTGACtactaaagcttattaaaACCTGTAAAATGATAAGACGAACAGTGCCAatctaaattattttttttcctgaaaTTCCAAAATTCCGAAATGTTGGATATTTTCGGGATTAACGGTTTATAACTAAGTAATTGCAAGTGTATAAGACCGACTATTAGATATCTGACTGTCGATAGCGAAAGTCTCCCCGAAAAAAATTCGAGCACTTCTTGAAAACACAAATGAAACAAGCAATCCAAGAATAAAAGGATCGGTgaaatttcaaaaaaaaaaaaaaaagccgtAATTTACCTCTACTGTGAAAGTCACACTTCtcgcaatattttatttgttcgGTTCCAATAAAAAGACTAAGATTTGATGATTTTCTGTTTCCTGTAACATTTTATGTTTTCAATTAAGAAATTACCTTCAAATGGCATcaataaaacattaattcaTCCATGTTCCTCTCAGCCGAACCATAGTTCCATTGTTAAAGCAAATAAAACATGTTTAAAATATATTCGCGAAAAAATATacaactatttcaaaaaaggtttatGCCTTGAAAgagccttttgggccccctcctgttaaaaatcctggctacgccgctggtaGCGTATAAACGGCAGACTTGTACCCAGTCGCCAAAATGAGgagaaaataagaagaaaataagGGAAACATAATTTGTGcgcgggttgcctgtggtgatTAACTAGGCGCGCATAAAGTTATGTTCCCTTATTTTCTTCTCATTTGACTACTGGGTACGAGTCAATAAACGGCTGAATCCTTGCATCTGAAAGTCACGTGAATGACCATAAGAACATAGACAAGAATCCtacagcttttaaaaactgtatttgtattatatttacgcttatttgcttacgatacacagattctccaagtgcaacattatttgaaataggtgtattagGGAGTTGATGCATGTAACAAACGATTGAATGTTACCTGCCAACATTCTTCCTGCCTAAACCGTCAAGTTCCCGGATAATCACCTGGTCGTGCACACGTCATGTTTCCTTTCAACATTCTTCCCGCCTTAACCGTCAAGTTCCCGGATAATCGTCTGCGTGTCtgatttgtgtgtgtgtgtgtgtgtgtgtgtgtgtgtgtgtgtgtgtgtgtgtgtgtgtgtgtgtgtgtgtgtgtgtgtgtgtgtgtgtgtgtgtgtgtgtgtgtgtgtgtgtgtgtgtgtgtgtgtgtgtgtgtgtgtgtgtgtgtgtgtgtgtgtgtgtgttttcgtGTGTGTGGGTGCTGGGTGTATTTGAGTATCGCAAAACTATAACAGGAAATAAAAACGTTTTCATTTTACTTATTCACAACTTCAGTATACAATATGATCCGCGTAAAAGATAAGTCTTTAGAATTTGGACAGCAGGCAAATATTTGGTGTCCGAATTCTAAACACGTTCAATTCCTCAGAGCCCGAAAAATGATTACAATTCATTTTATAAAGAATTGCTTAAATGTTCTTGTTTTCGTATTTAAGAAGTATTTTTGATCCGTATGGATATACCAATTGTCATCTAGTTCTTGTCAGCTTGTCTTCTTGTCAGAGCCCGACAAAATCCTTACAATTCATTTTATAAAGACTCGCTTAAATGTCCTTGTTTTTGTATCTAAGCCttagttcaaacgtcgtattatccatgagccgtattcaatgcaaatacatgtaaatgaatcgagtcgattgtttcaactcaatttgcatgcatttgcattgaatacggctcatggataattaGATGTTTGAACTTAGTCTAAGTTGATCCGTATGGATTTTTCAATTACCACCCAGTTCTCTTTGAGTCAGATTTTTCGAGGGGTCCATCATGCAAATGCCACGGTGTAAGCTCAACAAAGCTGTCAACTCAAATCGCCCAATAATTCGATTCGTCCCTTTTCCAAGACATTTCCCAGAAATTTAAAGACGGTCGGCAATTCTAGATCCTTGCTCAATTCTAGATCAATTCTAGATCCTTGCTCCAGCGCTTACACGAAAAATTCGCTGTTAGTATCTGGACTATTAGTAGGCCCAGTCTCCACTCCTTCACCACTGACGGTTCCGCGTATCTTTCTATCCTGCAGAAGGTCGCGTAACTCTTCAAGAAGAACTGAGTGTTTGCGAAGAATCGCAGAAATATCCCGCAACCTATGAAGAATAACAGATGAATTCAATCAGTGCTGATATTTTATAATATCTTCCCGTCAGTACCCTTTAGGGAAgatattataaaatatatattcaaaaaaaaaaaacttccctTTCCGTCTTACCTCTTTAGATCCCCGGCCATTGTTTAACTTACTCTGCCTCGTGTCTTTGAACACTATCCTCAATGCACGTCTTGTAAAGTATTTTATCCCTTTACACATCTAGTAGCCATTGTCTCACTCTGCCTCTTGTATATGAGCCCTTCACTAATGTACGCCTTGTAAGTATTGTACCCTTCTACGCCCTAGTAGCCATTGTCTTACTCTGTCTCTTGTATATGAGCCTTCACTAATATACGCCTTGTAAGTATTGTACCCTTCTACGCCCCTAGTAGCCATTTTCTTACTCTGTCTCTTGTATATGAGCCTTCAATAATGTACGTCTTGTAAGTATTCTACCCTTCTACGCCCCTAGTAGCCATTGTCTCACTCTGCCTCTTGTATATGAGCCCTTCAATAATGTACGTCTTGTAAGTATTGTACCCTTCTACGCCCTAGTAGCCATTTTCTTACTCTGTCTCTTGTATATGAGCCTTCAATAATGTACGTCTTGTAAGTATTCTACCTTTCTACGCCCCTAGTAGCCATTGTCTCACTCTGCCTCTTGTATATGAGCCCTTCAATAATGTACGTCTTGTAAGTATTGTACCCTTCTACGCCCTAGTAGCCATTTTCTTACTCTGTCTCTTGTATATGAGCCCTTCACTAATGTACGCCTTGTAAGTATTGTACCCTTCTACGCCCTAGTAGCCATTTTCTTACTCTGTCTCTTGTATATGAGCCTTCACTAATGTACGCCTTGTAAGTATTGTACCCTTCTACGCCCTAGTAGCCATTTTCTTACTCTGTCTCTTGTATATGAGCCTTCAATAATGTACGTCTTGTAAGTATTCTACCCTTCTACGCCCCTAGTAGCCATTGTCTCACTCTGCCTCTTGTATATGAGCCCTTCAATAATGTACGTCTTGTAAGTATTGTACCCTTCTACGCCCTAGTAGCCATTTTCTTACTCTGTCTCTTGTATATGAGCCCTTCACTAATGTACGCCTTGTAAGTATTGTACCCTTCTACGCCCCTAGTAGCCATTGTCTTACTCTGTCTCTTGTATATGAGCCCTTCACTAATGTACGCCTTGTAAGTATTGTACCCTTCTACGCCCTAGTAGCCATTGTCTCACTCTGTCTCTTGTATATGAGCCTTCACTAATGTACGCCTTGTAAGTATTGTACCCTTCTACGCCCTAGTAGCCATTGTCTTACTCTGCCTCTTGTATATGAGCCTTCAATAA is part of the Nematostella vectensis chromosome 13, jaNemVect1.1, whole genome shotgun sequence genome and encodes:
- the LOC116603322 gene encoding conodipine-P1 translates to MLSNWRKNILIWRAIFFLLIVTAPGISVASFYNESDVTSANLTLDKECHVVTNGCSPANVPLPYKETFTPACNKHDVCYSCGQHYKWARLSCDETFTRDMYKICTRRPSKRFSISGVWQWFKSLFTSKEARCHVAADMYYKAVRTFAASYYDDPSPKWCWDTCVVPLGSPEKVLAIRK